One Odocoileus virginianus isolate 20LAN1187 ecotype Illinois chromosome 4, Ovbor_1.2, whole genome shotgun sequence DNA segment encodes these proteins:
- the LOC110126722 gene encoding LOW QUALITY PROTEIN: RWD domain-containing protein 4 (The sequence of the model RefSeq protein was modified relative to this genomic sequence to represent the inferred CDS: deleted 1 base in 1 codon; substituted 1 base at 1 genomic stop codon): MFKLVLEKAEEGAFTVTARLPLLRVPRRPGGRGLPVPPPAAPRLCSARTSGARDSSAARSVCLSSPGRRRGSGPGLRAMALASFSLSRNAVRPETGAMGANEDQEMELEALRSIYEGDESFRELSPVSFQYKIGENGDPKAFLIEISWTETYPQTPPTISMNAFFNNTISSDVKQSILAKLQEAVEVHLGTAMTYTLFEYAKDHKDQFMENHHPVHSATSISNIISVETPSTAPSSKKKDKKEQLXKAQKRKLADKTDHKGELPRGWNWVDVVKHLSKTGSKDDE; encoded by the exons atgttcaagctggttttagaaaaggcagaggagggggCTTTTACGGTCACCGCCCGGCTGCCGCTCCTCCGAGTCCCCCGGCGCCCCGGCGGCCGCGGCCTCCCGGTCCCCCCGCCCGCGGCCCCACGGCTCTGCTCAGCCCGGACCTCGGGGGCGCGAGACTCTTCTGCCGCGCGAAGCGTGTGTCTCAGCAGCCCAGGGCGCCGGAGAGGGAGCGGCCCTGGCCTCAGGGCCATGGCCCTTGCTTCCTTTTCATTGTCGCGAAACGCCGTGCGCCCCGAGACCGGGGCGATGGGTGCCAACGAGGACCAGGAGATGGAACTGGAGGCATTACGCTCTATTTATGAAGGAGATGAAAGTTTCCGGGAATTAAGTCCAGTTTCATTTCAATACAAGATAGGTGAAAACGGAGATCCCAAAGCCTTCCTCATAGAGATTTCCTGGACAGAAACCTATCCGCAGACACCTCCCACCATATCCATGAATGCC TTTTTTAACAACACCATATCATCAGACGTAAAACAGAGCATACTAGCCAAGTTACAGGAGGCGGTGGAAGTCCACCTCGGGACGGCCATGACCTACACGCTCTTTGAGTACGCCAAGGACCATAAGGACCAGTTCATGGAGAACCATCACCCCGTTCATTCTGCTACATCCATAAGCAACATCATCTCAGTTGAAACTCCTAGCACAGCCCCGTCaagtaagaaaaaagataaaaaggaacaacTTTAAAAAGCCCAGAAACGTAAACTGGCAGATAAAACAGATCACAAAGGAGAACTTCCTCGAGGATGGAACTGGGTTGATGTGGTGAAGCATTTGAGCAAAACTGGCTCTAAGGACGATGAATAG